From Penaeus chinensis breed Huanghai No. 1 chromosome 43, ASM1920278v2, whole genome shotgun sequence, a single genomic window includes:
- the LOC125048341 gene encoding uncharacterized protein LOC125048341 encodes MSYDKSVEVWLLIGLNCIRAIKPRELIPGKDDEPYAKRTLLGWSIIGRVNGYAEEAPCQGLNFNDGRVWYIPHHGVYHPKKPDKIRVVFDCSAVYKSESLNKNLLQGPDLTNNLIGVLCRFRKEHVAIACDIEAMFHQVKVKPDHRDLLRFLWWENGDPDSTIKEYRMTVHLFGATSSPSVASFALKAAADDYAGQCGIYVDDGLTSLPTTVEVLSLIRNSKALCSKGGFKLHKFLSNKKEVLEAISLEEKVKSLKNLDLSSEALPIERTLGVEWCIESDTFQVRISINDKPITRRGILSTVSSVFDPMGMVSPFILIGKRILQTLCQDGVDWDDDISDDLKQQWRRWRDDLIQLKELKIPRCYKPDEFRKVKSIELHHFSDASQNGYGQCSYLRQVSEQGQVHCALVMSKSRVTPLKPITVPTLELTAAVVAVRISSMLKRELGYQELKEFFWTDSKVVLGYISNEAKRFHVFVANRVQHIKDHSSMEQWKFIESAQNPADATSLGFYVKQLIEHSLWWNGPNFLWEPDYNANPAFVNVNVQENDPEVKKISSYKTQTKESTSILPRLAYFSDWHRAKKAVALCLRLQCRFKNPGRATVNKELTENKESQYTSPSEQNLWKLKMKS; translated from the exons ATGTCATATGATAAAAGTGTTGAAGTTTGGCTCCTGATAGGTTTAAATTGTATTCGTGCCATCAAACCGAGGGAGTTAATTCCTGGGAAAGATGACGAGCCTTATGCAAAGAGAACTTTGCTTGGTTGGAGTATAATAGGGAGAGTCAATG GCTATGCAGAAGAGGCACCATGCCAGGGTCTAAACTTCAATGATGGAAGAGTATGGTATATACCACATCATGGTGTGTATCATCCAAAGAAACCTGACAAAATTAGAGTAGTTTTCGATTGCAGTGCTGTGTATAAGAGTGAATCACTTAATAAGAATCTCTTACAAGGTCCGGATCTGACAAATAACTTAATTGGGGTATTGTGCAGATTTAGAAAGGAACATGTAGCAATTGCATGTGATATAGAAGCAATGTTCCACCAAGTAAAGGTAAAGCCTGATCACAGAGACCTACTCCGCTTTCTGTGGTGGGAAAATGGAGATCCTGATTCAACAATCAAAGAATATAGAATGACAGTGCATTTATTTGGGGCTACATCTTCTCCAAGTGTAGCAAGTTTTGCACTGAaagctgctgctgatgattatGCAGGGCAATGTGGAATTTATGTAGATGATGGTTTAACATCTTTACCTACAACCGTAGAAGTCCTATCTTTAATCAGGAATAGTAAAGCATTATGCTCGAAGGGTGGCTTTAAATTACACAAGTTCTTGTCAAATAAGAAAGAAGTTCTAGAAGCAATAAGCTTAGAGGAAAAGGTTAAAAGTTTAAAGAATTTAGACCTCTCTAGTGAAGCCTTACCAATAGAGAGAACTTTAGGAGTAGAATGGTGCATTGAATCAGACACTTTCCAGGTCAGAATTAGTATTAATGACAAACCAATAACTAGAAGAGGTATATTGTCAACAGTGAGTTCTGTTTTTGATCCTATGGGTATGGTCTCACCCTTTATATTGATTGGTAAAAGAATACTTCAAACCTTGTGTCAAGATGGAGTAGACTGGGATGATGACATATCAGATGACTTGAAACAAcaatggagaagatggagagatgatTTGATTCAGTTGAAAGAGTTAAAGATTCCTAGATGCTACAAGCCTGACGAATTTAGAAAGGTCAAATCAATTGAACTGCATCATTTCTCTGATGCTAGCCAGAATGGTTATGGACAGTGCTCTTATTTAAGGCAAGTAAGTGAGCAGGGACAAGTTCATTGTGCCCTTGTCATGTCAAAGTCTAGAGTGACACCATTGAAGCCTATAACTGTTCCTACGTTAGAACTAACAGCTGCAGTTGTAGCCGTTCGAATTAGTTCTATGTTAAAGAGAGAGTTAGGTTACCAGGAACTAAAGGAATTCTTTTGGACTGATAGCAAAGTCGTACTTGGCTACATTTCAAACGAAGCAAAGAGATTCCATGTGTTTGTTGCTAACCGAGTGCAGCATATTAAAGACCACTCCTCTATGGAACAATGGAAATTTATTGAGTCAGCTCAAAATCCTGCTGACGCTACTTCACTTGGATTTTATGTAAAGCAACTGATTGAACATTCTCTATGGTGGAATGGACCAAACTTCCTCTGGGAACCTGACTATAATGCTAATCCAGcatttgtaaatgtaaatgtacaagAGAATGATCCAGAGGTCAAGAAAATTTCGTCATATAAGACCCAAACCAAAGAGAGCACTTCAATTCTTCCAAGACTAGCATATTTTTCTGATTGGCACAGGGCAAAGAAGGCTGTTGCATTATGTTTACGCCTTCAATGTAGATTCAAGAACCCTGGGAGAGCAACAGTCAACAAAGAACTGACTGAAAACAAAGAATCCCAATACACGTCACCTAGTGAACAGAACTTGTGGAAGctgaaaatgaaatcataa